Proteins found in one Vespula pensylvanica isolate Volc-1 chromosome 10, ASM1446617v1, whole genome shotgun sequence genomic segment:
- the LOC122632645 gene encoding ATP synthase mitochondrial F1 complex assembly factor 1, giving the protein MSLWFSSISRCSRCIIGKKVSVSFRIMISRTKTDEVLENLKSNPYFNKYAKKIAELQQINPDLLSERIEKQEKKMQKKKEKQESSNYQAKAKNKVIQPSHIKEARLSDIMNMDMIRGKTKEEIEQIWTEYHKQKDYICAIMESQQYERIFDCGKKYPLFLLPLPRKQGYEFFLSQFQGNKVYMTSLLWYQTHKENAPECLTLTHYTEFKDSKGIVLMRGEFDLNFLNCQEAQCLANELQLYYTGKSSERLKLLETFNNAPNDFKYNDLIGQLEKISFLT; this is encoded by the exons ATGAGCTTATGGTTTTCGTCGATATCTCGTTGTTCGCGTTGTATCATAGGAAAGAAAGTGTCTGTATCGTTTAGAATAATGATATCTCGAACGAAGACTGATGaagttttagaaaatttaaaaagtaatccgtattttaataaatatgcaAAGAAAATCGCAGAACTTCAACAAATAAATCCAGATTTATTGAGCGAACGCAtcgaaaagcaagaaaaaaaaatgcaaaaaaaaaaag aaaaacaagaaagtagTAACTATCAAGCTAAAGCGAAAAACAAAGTAATACAGCCGTCGCATATCAAAGAAGCACGTTTGAGCGATATAATGAATATGGACATGATACGGggaaagacgaaagaagaaattgaacAAATTTGGACCGAATATCATAAGCAGAAAGATTACATTTGTGCGATAATGGAATCCCAGCAATACGAAAGGATATTCGATTGCGGAAAGAAATATCCTTTGTTTCTATTACCATTACCAAGAAAACAGGGCtatgaattctttttaagTCAGTTCCAAGGGAATAAAGTTTATATGACGTCTCTTTTATGGTATCAAACTCACAAGGAGAACGCGCCCGAATGTTTAACGCTAACGCATTATACAGAATTTAAAGATAGCAAGGGCATAGTACTAATGCGCGGTgaatttgatttaaattttttaaattgtcaGGAAGCACAATGTTTGGCTAACGAACTTCAGTTATATTATACCGGAAAAAGTTCAGAAAGATTGAAATTATTGGAAACATTTAATAATGCACCTAATGACTTCAAATATAACGATCTTATCGGTcagttagaaaaaatatcttttctaacGTAA